The following proteins are co-located in the Bacteroidota bacterium genome:
- a CDS encoding DHCW motif cupin fold protein yields the protein MKNLKIPFQVIDWDKISKTEHSGEKGMAFWQTIQYEGLRVRIVEYSSGYLADHWCKKGHIVHCLDGDFTSELQNGDNFHLRRGMTYVVSDDLSSHRSMTENGVKLLIIDGVFLRQVDKLPKLGE from the coding sequence ATGAAAAATTTAAAAATTCCATTTCAAGTAATTGATTGGGACAAGATTTCCAAAACAGAACATTCTGGCGAAAAGGGAATGGCTTTTTGGCAAACGATTCAGTACGAAGGGTTAAGGGTTAGAATAGTCGAATACTCATCAGGATATCTAGCTGATCATTGGTGTAAAAAAGGGCATATAGTACATTGTCTTGATGGTGATTTTACAAGTGAACTTCAGAATGGCGATAACTTTCACTTGAGGAGAGGCATGACTTATGTTGTTTCTGACGATTTAAGTTCGCATCGTTCAATGACTGAGAATGGAGTTAAATTACTAATAATTGATGGTGTTTTTCTAAGACAAGTTGATAAATTACCCAAATTAGGAGAATAA
- a CDS encoding GNAT family N-acetyltransferase: MEIRFAINVDLKCIVDIYNQAIKAGNATADLTELYPSDRKEWFIEHNENEYPIYVLEINKKIIGWGSLSPYRKGRAGLRTTAEISYYIDYNYHGHGYGKKLIDFIITDCKRLGIKNLFALLLEINETSVIVLERFGFTKWGFMPDVANLNGITCGHFIYGRKIDQ; this comes from the coding sequence ATGGAAATTAGATTTGCAATAAATGTTGATTTAAAATGCATAGTTGATATTTATAATCAAGCTATCAAAGCAGGTAATGCAACAGCTGATTTAACAGAATTATATCCCAGTGATAGAAAAGAATGGTTTATTGAACATAATGAAAATGAATACCCAATTTATGTGCTCGAAATAAATAAAAAAATCATTGGCTGGGGTTCTTTAAGTCCATATCGTAAAGGCAGAGCTGGATTAAGGACAACGGCTGAGATTAGCTATTACATTGACTATAATTATCATGGACATGGATATGGGAAAAAACTGATTGATTTCATAATAACTGATTGTAAACGATTAGGGATAAAAAATTTATTCGCATTGTTATTGGAAATAAACGAAACAAGTGTAATAGTTTTAGAACGATTTGGATTTACTAAATGGGGTTTTATGCCTGATGTTGCGAATTTAAATGGAATTACATGCGGACATTTTATATACGGGAGAAAAATAGATCAGTGA
- a CDS encoding class I SAM-dependent methyltransferase, which produces MEDLDLIHSKTRDAYNLAADKYHNLFHNEMSEKEFDRSLLDNFAGKLPKGSLICDAGCGPSAHIGRYLFDKGIDVIGVDISDRCIELASTLNPEMKFKCNDMAKMDFESNYFDAVISYYSIIHTPKSFVNKLFNEFYRILKPNGYLLLAVKIGTEEGIQSQLIGIDTEIYFSLFTLKEIMDYFKNAGFDLDFIEKRNPYDFEIKNERIFAIGQKLMI; this is translated from the coding sequence ATGGAAGATTTAGATTTAATTCATTCAAAAACAAGGGATGCTTATAACCTTGCCGCCGATAAGTATCATAATCTGTTTCATAACGAAATGAGCGAAAAGGAGTTTGACAGGAGTTTGTTGGACAATTTTGCCGGTAAACTGCCAAAGGGTTCGTTAATTTGTGATGCCGGATGTGGCCCTTCAGCGCATATCGGCAGATATTTATTTGATAAAGGAATAGATGTAATTGGTGTTGATATTTCTGATCGTTGCATTGAATTAGCTTCCACCCTCAATCCTGAAATGAAATTTAAATGCAATGATATGGCAAAAATGGACTTCGAAAGTAATTACTTCGATGCGGTAATTTCATATTACTCAATTATTCATACCCCGAAAAGTTTTGTCAATAAACTATTTAATGAATTTTATAGGATTTTAAAGCCTAACGGATATTTGCTTTTAGCAGTTAAAATTGGAACAGAAGAAGGGATTCAAAGTCAACTTATTGGAATAGATACAGAAATATACTTTTCATTATTTACACTGAAGGAGATCATGGATTATTTTAAAAATGCTGGTTTTGACCTTGATTTTATTGAAAAGCGAAACCCATACGATTTTGAGATTAAGAATGAAAGAATTTTTGCCATTGGACAAAAACTAATGATTTAA
- a CDS encoding n-acetylglutamate synthase — MNIDLNNKKFKASSNSSIGEVTGDTVFHYHQEKDLIWAEYSGGNIKKGFLVGKIKNDTFMEFVYQHINNSMEMMTGICESKTNFNDSGKIVLNETWQWTCKDFSKGESKLVEI, encoded by the coding sequence ATGAATATTGATTTAAATAACAAAAAATTTAAAGCCTCGTCAAATAGCAGTATTGGAGAAGTGACGGGAGATACAGTATTTCATTATCATCAGGAAAAAGATCTAATATGGGCAGAATATTCAGGAGGAAATATCAAAAAAGGATTTCTGGTGGGGAAAATAAAAAACGATACGTTCATGGAATTTGTTTATCAGCATATAAATAATTCAATGGAAATGATGACGGGTATATGTGAATCCAAAACAAATTTTAATGATTCAGGAAAAATAGTACTGAATGAGACATGGCAATGGACCTGTAAAGATTTTAGCAAAGGTGAATCTAAATTGGTTGAAATATAA
- a CDS encoding PhzF family phenazine biosynthesis protein gives MDHKFYQVDVFTSKAFRGNPVAVIFDADHFSDEVMQQVANWINLSETTFIQSSSIADYKLRIFSPQKEFPFAGHPTIGSAYAVLKSRLINPKKKEILQECKAGLVRISIEKNNIFALVPKIEILSTKIDKLEFEDALGCKIISEPIAIISGPVWGVAGVDGCETLDGININTEKIIRISNKYNLTGLTIYSAIPGKGVFVRTFAPIVGVMEDPVCGGGNAAVARHLKHTGGNKTFGNKYTAYQGKSVKRDGIIQIKYDNEEILIGGEAKTIIKGMIKI, from the coding sequence GTGGATCACAAATTTTATCAAGTCGATGTTTTTACATCTAAAGCATTTAGAGGTAATCCAGTAGCAGTTATTTTCGATGCTGATCATTTTTCAGATGAAGTGATGCAGCAGGTTGCAAACTGGATAAATCTTTCAGAAACGACATTTATCCAATCATCTTCAATAGCTGATTATAAACTAAGAATTTTTTCTCCACAGAAAGAATTTCCGTTCGCCGGACATCCAACGATAGGAAGTGCATATGCGGTGTTAAAATCGAGGTTAATCAATCCCAAAAAGAAAGAAATTTTACAAGAATGCAAAGCAGGACTAGTCCGAATTTCTATTGAAAAGAATAACATCTTTGCCCTAGTTCCTAAAATAGAAATACTTTCAACTAAGATTGATAAACTGGAATTTGAAGATGCATTAGGATGTAAAATAATCAGCGAACCAATTGCCATTATTTCAGGTCCAGTATGGGGAGTAGCAGGTGTTGATGGATGTGAAACTTTAGATGGGATTAATATAAATACTGAAAAAATTATAAGAATTAGTAATAAATATAATTTAACGGGATTAACAATTTATTCAGCAATTCCAGGGAAAGGAGTTTTTGTTCGCACTTTCGCTCCTATTGTTGGAGTTATGGAAGATCCCGTTTGCGGTGGGGGCAATGCTGCAGTTGCCAGGCATCTGAAGCATACAGGCGGCAATAAGACTTTTGGGAATAAATACACAGCCTACCAAGGAAAATCAGTAAAACGAGATGGAATTATTCAAATAAAATATGATAATGAAGAAATTCTTATTGGAGGAGAAGCTAAAACCATTATTAAAGGAATGATAAAAATATAA
- a CDS encoding homocysteine S-methyltransferase family protein, whose translation MTFEKIFRESKIILTEGAIVERLKAEFNIDVDSHINHAGMIYTNPEILEFLYRQYIDIAEKYNLPIMVMTPTRKVNFESLKKSKFKGRSIFKDSCVFLNNIRESYGDYSQRILLGGLMGCKGDAYSSKYSLEVKESYGFHKIQVNEFKKENIDFLFAGIMPEINEIIGMARAMAESEIPYIISFMIRKDGCLIDGTSISDAIRIIDNETEKQPFCYMTNCVHPANLKLALTHEKNINKPELNRFRGIQANASILSPEELNNCGILHQNDYKIMIDEMYQLHQHFGLKILGGCCGTNNQFINDLSSKIHNAYLGFNI comes from the coding sequence ATGACTTTTGAAAAGATATTTAGAGAATCAAAAATAATTTTGACTGAAGGAGCAATAGTTGAGCGACTAAAAGCTGAGTTTAATATAGATGTCGACAGTCATATTAATCATGCTGGGATGATTTATACAAATCCTGAAATTCTTGAATTCCTATACAGGCAATATATAGATATTGCTGAAAAGTACAATTTACCAATAATGGTTATGACTCCGACACGAAAAGTGAATTTTGAATCATTAAAAAAATCAAAATTTAAGGGTAGGAGTATTTTTAAAGATTCTTGTGTTTTTTTAAATAATATCAGAGAAAGTTATGGTGATTATTCACAACGCATTTTGCTTGGGGGGTTAATGGGATGTAAAGGAGATGCTTATAGTAGCAAGTATTCTTTGGAAGTTAAAGAATCATATGGATTTCACAAAATTCAAGTTAATGAATTTAAGAAAGAAAATATTGATTTTTTGTTTGCGGGTATAATGCCTGAAATTAATGAAATAATAGGTATGGCAAGAGCGATGGCAGAATCAGAAATACCGTATATCATTAGTTTTATGATTCGAAAGGATGGATGTTTAATAGATGGCACTTCGATATCTGATGCAATCAGAATAATTGATAATGAAACAGAAAAGCAACCATTTTGCTATATGACAAATTGTGTGCACCCTGCCAATCTAAAATTGGCATTGACTCATGAAAAGAATATAAATAAACCTGAACTCAATAGATTCAGGGGTATTCAAGCCAATGCATCAATTTTAAGTCCTGAAGAACTGAATAATTGTGGCATATTGCACCAGAATGATTATAAAATAATGATTGATGAAATGTATCAGCTGCATCAACATTTTGGTCTAAAAATTTTAGGTGGTTGCTGTGGAACAAACAACCAATTTATCAATGATTTATCGAGTAAAATTCATAACGCGTATTTAGGGTTTAATATTTAA
- a CDS encoding class I SAM-dependent methyltransferase translates to MNSNISSPWDDEYNGSQIGPIYEPLWTMLQVFLHNLSIKTVLDFGCGDGKYSFLIGESGLNVIGIDNSVRAIEKATSYKQDHKDDRCRFLCNNHIPINLPNESIDAVIMLNSYHCLTNKERSNILNQVNRVLKKNGCLFVSVLAIDDESYPRNEWKEIDVNTFDNGKGKIFHFFSPNELSMELKGFEILDNRMLQNIHPETGRKSALYVITARSKK, encoded by the coding sequence ATGAATTCAAACATTTCAAGTCCATGGGATGATGAATATAATGGGAGTCAAATTGGCCCTATATATGAACCTCTATGGACTATGCTTCAAGTATTTTTACACAACTTATCAATTAAAACAGTATTGGATTTTGGTTGTGGAGATGGTAAATATTCTTTTCTAATTGGAGAAAGTGGATTGAATGTTATTGGAATTGATAATTCTGTGAGGGCTATTGAGAAAGCAACATCCTATAAACAGGACCATAAAGATGATAGATGTAGATTTTTATGCAATAACCATATTCCAATCAATTTGCCTAATGAATCAATTGATGCAGTGATAATGTTAAATTCCTATCATTGCTTAACTAATAAAGAAAGGTCTAATATTCTTAATCAAGTAAATAGGGTACTTAAGAAAAATGGTTGCCTATTTGTTAGTGTTTTGGCCATAGATGATGAATCATATCCACGAAATGAATGGAAGGAAATAGATGTAAATACCTTCGATAATGGAAAAGGTAAAATCTTTCACTTTTTTTCACCTAATGAATTGTCAATGGAATTGAAAGGATTTGAGATATTGGATAATAGGATGCTTCAAAATATACATCCTGAAACTGGAAGAAAAAGTGCTTTATATGTCATTACAGCAAGAAGTAAGAAATGA
- a CDS encoding GNAT family N-acetyltransferase yields the protein MNLEAISQYDLERIRHLQPDGWTDIVKEFEFYIQSVLCNPIKIELDGKIAGIGASIAFEKSAWLAHIIVDSNYRNKGIGFEIVNELIEQLKLNKSIETIMLIATEIGRPVYLKFGFKDVSNYLFMKREIPNRAIPIPSKIVEFSENYRSEIYKLDYLVSGEKREKLLDPFISTSKLYINNNKLEGFYMPALKEGLIYAETEVAGLELMNLKYATIDKAVLPSENKIGIEFLRQNGFVELPTKGTRMILGKDLSWKPKMMYSRIAGNFG from the coding sequence ATGAACTTAGAAGCTATTTCACAATATGATTTAGAAAGGATAAGACATCTTCAACCTGATGGTTGGACGGACATAGTTAAGGAATTTGAATTTTATATTCAATCTGTGTTGTGTAATCCTATTAAAATTGAACTGGATGGAAAAATTGCAGGCATTGGAGCTTCCATTGCATTTGAAAAATCAGCATGGCTTGCTCATATAATTGTTGATAGTAATTATAGAAATAAGGGAATTGGCTTCGAAATTGTTAATGAGCTAATTGAACAACTCAAATTGAATAAATCTATAGAAACAATCATGCTAATAGCCACAGAGATTGGAAGGCCAGTCTATCTGAAATTTGGCTTTAAGGATGTGAGTAACTATTTGTTTATGAAAAGGGAAATTCCAAATCGAGCTATACCTATTCCTTCAAAAATTGTTGAATTTAGTGAGAACTATCGATCAGAGATTTATAAACTAGATTACCTTGTTTCTGGTGAAAAACGAGAGAAATTATTAGATCCATTCATTTCAACATCAAAATTGTATATCAACAATAACAAACTTGAAGGCTTTTATATGCCTGCTTTAAAGGAAGGACTTATTTATGCTGAAACAGAAGTGGCCGGTCTTGAATTGATGAATTTAAAATACGCTACAATTGATAAAGCTGTTTTACCATCAGAAAATAAAATTGGTATTGAATTTCTCAGACAAAATGGATTTGTTGAGTTACCGACAAAAGGAACTAGAATGATTTTGGGAAAAGATTTGAGCTGGAAGCCAAAAATGATGTATAGCCGAATAGCTGGGAATTTTGGATAA
- a CDS encoding amino acid racemase produces MKTIGLIGGTGWISSVEYYRIINEETNRRLGGLEFSKCILYSINYGEIDYLNKSNNRIGVYDLIYDASIKLINIGAEGIVLCANTLHQFVDKLEQVLNVPIIHIASATAKQIEGNHIKKVGLLGTKQTMEMDFFKSRLNASGIEVYIPELDDRNFIQQTISEELIKGVFYNSSRDRFVSICNDLINRGVEGIILGCTEIPLLLKQEYVNIPLFDTLSIHALAAVDFALS; encoded by the coding sequence ATGAAAACAATTGGACTCATTGGTGGAACAGGATGGATCTCGAGTGTAGAGTATTACAGAATTATCAATGAAGAGACAAACCGAAGATTAGGAGGTCTTGAATTTTCAAAGTGCATACTGTATTCAATAAACTATGGAGAGATTGATTACTTAAATAAAAGCAATAACCGAATTGGGGTATATGATTTGATTTATGATGCATCGATCAAACTTATTAACATTGGAGCAGAAGGCATCGTGCTTTGTGCAAATACACTGCATCAATTTGTAGATAAACTTGAACAGGTGCTGAATGTGCCCATTATTCACATTGCGAGCGCAACTGCTAAGCAAATTGAAGGAAATCATATTAAAAAAGTAGGTTTGTTAGGTACAAAACAAACAATGGAAATGGATTTTTTCAAATCCAGATTAAATGCGAGTGGAATTGAAGTTTATATACCTGAATTGGATGATCGGAATTTTATTCAACAAACAATTTCCGAAGAACTAATAAAGGGTGTCTTTTACAATTCAAGCCGTGATCGCTTTGTTTCTATTTGTAATGATCTGATAAATAGGGGTGTGGAGGGAATCATTCTTGGATGTACCGAAATACCTTTACTTCTTAAACAGGAATACGTGAATATTCCATTGTTCGATACCCTTTCAATTCATGCATTAGCAGCAGTGGATTTTGCATTAAGTTAG
- a CDS encoding nuclear transport factor 2 family protein, whose product MKKTIYLTMIAIMFYGLTINAQTKQDSLAIEMACRNYVEGWAEGNVERVAQGVSPELVKRTLSRDKDGANSINNMGASLLINASKMNKDGNKARDLEPDKNFKLDVFIYDITGDYALAKTINTKYGFFDYCQLAKFNGEWKIINVLWGMLPQKK is encoded by the coding sequence ATGAAAAAAACGATTTATTTAACAATGATTGCCATAATGTTTTATGGACTAACTATTAATGCCCAAACCAAACAGGATAGTCTGGCCATTGAAATGGCTTGCCGCAATTATGTGGAAGGATGGGCCGAAGGCAATGTGGAAAGAGTTGCTCAGGGAGTTTCTCCTGAACTGGTAAAACGGACCCTATCTCGGGATAAAGATGGGGCGAATTCTATAAACAATATGGGTGCTTCTTTACTGATAAATGCCTCAAAAATGAATAAGGACGGTAATAAAGCCCGGGATCTTGAACCAGATAAAAATTTCAAACTTGATGTTTTTATCTATGATATTACGGGAGATTATGCACTTGCGAAAACAATAAATACGAAGTACGGGTTCTTCGACTATTGCCAATTAGCAAAGTTTAATGGGGAATGGAAGATTATTAATGTTTTATGGGGCATGTTACCACAGAAAAAATAG
- a CDS encoding metallophosphoesterase family protein — MKIAVLSDIHGNSWALKEVLKDIDKRKPDLLVNLGDSLYGPLKPLETFQLIKSRKIISISGNEDRLILNHTTMNPTLEYVINDLNDEALLWLRSLKFTDTFAPGIFLCHGTPASDSTYLLEDLSTNQISTKDSGEIENELEFIDHNIILCGHSHLSKVVQITEKIIINPGSVGCQAFDDDIPIFHKVENHSNYAQYCIIELIQKKIHIDQIFVPYDFDEAANCAVKNNRPDWAHWIRTGKV; from the coding sequence ATGAAAATAGCAGTATTGTCTGATATACATGGAAATTCATGGGCTTTAAAAGAAGTTTTAAAGGATATTGATAAAAGGAAGCCCGATCTGCTTGTTAATTTAGGTGATAGCCTTTATGGTCCTCTTAAACCATTGGAAACATTTCAATTAATCAAATCAAGAAAAATTATCAGTATTTCGGGTAATGAGGATCGACTAATTCTTAACCACACCACAATGAATCCAACATTGGAGTATGTAATTAATGATCTGAATGATGAGGCTTTGTTATGGCTAAGATCACTTAAATTTACAGATACATTTGCTCCTGGAATATTCTTGTGCCATGGTACACCTGCATCCGATTCGACTTATTTACTCGAAGACTTATCTACCAATCAAATTAGTACAAAAGATTCCGGAGAGATTGAGAATGAATTGGAATTTATTGATCATAACATCATTTTATGTGGTCATAGCCATTTATCAAAGGTTGTGCAAATCACAGAAAAAATTATAATAAATCCAGGAAGTGTTGGTTGCCAGGCATTTGATGATGATATTCCAATATTCCATAAGGTTGAAAATCATTCTAATTACGCACAATATTGTATTATTGAATTAATTCAAAAAAAAATCCATATTGATCAAATATTTGTGCCCTATGATTTTGATGAAGCCGCTAATTGCGCTGTAAAAAACAATAGACCCGATTGGGCTCATTGGATAAGAACCGGAAAAGTATAA
- a CDS encoding beta-lactamase family protein produces MKKIIVIVSSLLMACNSFGQKIDSSKLDAAILKADSIITTDNRVFFKNVESIIVYSDGEIKFEKYYNGFKKDSLHQIQSQTKSIVALLIGIAIDKGFVKSENEPVSKYFPEYFNNENELKKTVTIRDLLTMSAGFEWEEMLPFDDPKNDNMNMFRSDKWLSYALTRPMAKKPFTEFKYNSGNPMIVAGIIEKATKMKLKNFAVKYLFEPLQIKDYRWLEDQTGFCHAGGGLFLKPMDMMKIGILVMNNGKWQNQQLISENWITKATSSYMPTSFDISTYGYYWWIRDRNLANGKSTKVISAEGAGGQKLYIFPEYELIVAFTEQNYNTPQVSPLFIQESILPILN; encoded by the coding sequence ATGAAGAAAATAATAGTAATAGTAAGCAGTCTTTTAATGGCATGCAATTCATTCGGTCAAAAGATTGATAGTTCGAAACTCGATGCTGCCATTTTAAAGGCCGATAGTATTATCACAACAGATAATCGTGTGTTCTTTAAAAATGTTGAAAGTATCATCGTTTATTCTGACGGTGAAATAAAATTTGAAAAGTACTATAACGGATTTAAAAAAGATTCTTTGCATCAAATTCAATCCCAGACCAAAAGTATTGTGGCACTTTTGATAGGAATAGCAATTGATAAGGGATTTGTTAAAAGTGAGAATGAGCCGGTTTCAAAATATTTCCCTGAATATTTTAATAATGAAAACGAGCTAAAGAAAACTGTTACAATCAGAGATCTATTGACCATGTCCGCCGGGTTTGAATGGGAAGAGATGTTGCCATTTGATGATCCCAAAAATGATAACATGAACATGTTTAGATCAGATAAATGGCTGAGTTATGCATTAACACGTCCAATGGCCAAAAAGCCCTTCACCGAATTTAAGTATAACAGCGGGAATCCTATGATTGTTGCTGGAATTATTGAAAAGGCAACCAAAATGAAACTAAAGAATTTTGCTGTGAAATATTTATTTGAACCACTGCAAATAAAGGATTATCGATGGCTCGAAGACCAGACAGGTTTTTGCCATGCAGGTGGTGGTCTTTTCCTGAAACCAATGGATATGATGAAAATAGGAATATTGGTTATGAATAATGGAAAATGGCAGAATCAGCAATTAATTTCGGAAAACTGGATCACTAAAGCAACAAGTTCATACATGCCGACCTCTTTTGATATCAGCACATATGGTTATTACTGGTGGATTAGAGATAGGAATCTTGCAAATGGGAAATCAACGAAGGTAATATCTGCTGAAGGAGCCGGAGGACAAAAACTTTATATATTCCCCGAATATGAACTGATTGTAGCTTTTACTGAGCAAAACTACAATACACCTCAGGTTAGTCCACTATTTATTCAAGAATCGATTTTGCCTATTCTGAATTGA
- a CDS encoding alpha/beta hydrolase, whose product MKTQTLTICLLVLTVTNLYSQIKSIAVDSGYVNVDGGKLYYEMAGNGKNIVLLHDGMVDRQIWNEQFFEYAKNYRVIRYDRRAYGRSSNPQTNYSHIDDLYQVFNQLKIDKAIIFGMSSGGGLAIDFTLKYPEKVSGLVLVGAVVGGYGYSAHFITRGGHFDRAIYSNSEKVQKYFVEIDPYEIVPKNTQAKEKVKKIMEGAIPTDIRNDGYYPFRPERTAVKFLSEIKVPTLILVGEFDIPDVHAHSGVINAGIENSKREIIPNSAHLIPIEQPGLFNEAVNKFLKEFINK is encoded by the coding sequence ATGAAAACTCAGACATTAACTATTTGTTTGCTGGTGTTAACAGTAACAAATTTATATTCACAGATTAAATCAATTGCTGTGGACTCAGGCTATGTAAATGTAGATGGCGGAAAACTCTACTATGAAATGGCCGGCAATGGTAAAAATATCGTCCTTCTTCATGACGGTATGGTTGACAGGCAGATATGGAATGAACAATTTTTTGAATATGCAAAAAATTACAGAGTGATAAGGTACGATCGTCGTGCATATGGAAGATCATCCAATCCTCAAACCAATTATTCTCACATCGATGATTTGTATCAGGTATTTAATCAATTAAAGATTGATAAGGCAATCATTTTTGGAATGTCTTCTGGCGGAGGGCTTGCGATTGATTTTACCCTTAAATACCCTGAAAAAGTAAGTGGATTGGTATTGGTAGGTGCAGTGGTAGGTGGATATGGTTATTCAGCACATTTTATAACAAGGGGAGGGCATTTTGACCGCGCAATTTATTCCAATTCTGAAAAAGTGCAAAAATATTTTGTTGAAATTGATCCTTACGAAATCGTCCCGAAAAATACTCAGGCAAAGGAAAAAGTGAAAAAAATAATGGAAGGAGCAATACCAACGGATATTCGTAATGATGGATATTACCCCTTCCGCCCGGAAAGAACTGCAGTTAAATTTCTGTCAGAAATAAAAGTCCCTACTTTAATTCTTGTTGGTGAATTCGATATCCCGGATGTGCATGCACATTCAGGGGTAATTAATGCCGGAATCGAAAATTCAAAAAGAGAAATTATCCCTAATTCGGCTCACTTAATCCCTATTGAACAACCGGGTTTATTTAACGAGGCGGTAAATAAGTTCTTAAAGGAATTTATAAATAAATAG
- a CDS encoding dipeptidase yields the protein MNRETTLIIITLLVFSIKIYGQQESKPSCKINYEIQVNYLKQTEDFDEFLWNKTLEIFERTLIIDCHLHQPFRIDQRPKQVTYSYLNSNKIGIVRGFPLRRESSESISERIMADIINFKKEIIDSAFNIQLVKNPDDFAAAVSSHQIPILIHLESFEGLAEGEVSNLQKYYNEGVRMIGFNQSGLDTVWLNDKLTRYGIDFIKELTRLGLICDITHIRRTIQNQVIELTDVPVIISHGGAFGAVNSVFNTPDSLLIKMTSKGGMIGVSFFSGQISTNVLSEINSGVEWDKTGRAAIEELIDHIDYLKKLVGIDHIGIGSDYGGSGSMSPTGLETIEGFPLIIYHLLKRGYSEEEIEKVLGLNYISFFKRIEAKAY from the coding sequence ATGAATAGGGAAACAACACTGATAATAATTACTTTACTAGTATTTTCCATTAAAATTTATGGGCAGCAAGAAAGTAAGCCATCTTGTAAGATAAATTATGAAATTCAAGTCAACTATCTAAAACAGACAGAAGATTTCGACGAATTTCTTTGGAATAAGACTTTAGAGATATTTGAAAGAACATTAATTATTGATTGCCATTTGCATCAGCCCTTTAGAATAGATCAGCGACCCAAGCAAGTAACTTATAGTTATTTAAATTCCAATAAAATTGGTATTGTCCGTGGTTTCCCTTTAAGGAGAGAATCATCTGAGTCAATATCTGAAAGAATAATGGCGGATATAATAAACTTTAAAAAGGAGATTATTGACAGTGCTTTTAATATTCAATTGGTTAAAAACCCAGATGATTTTGCAGCCGCAGTTTCAAGCCATCAAATTCCAATTTTGATACATCTTGAATCATTCGAGGGTCTTGCTGAAGGTGAAGTAAGCAATTTGCAAAAATATTATAACGAAGGTGTTCGCATGATTGGATTTAACCAAAGCGGTTTGGATACAGTTTGGCTGAACGACAAATTAACCAGATACGGGATCGACTTTATAAAAGAATTAACCCGGTTAGGTTTAATATGTGATATAACACATATCAGAAGAACAATCCAAAATCAGGTAATCGAGTTGACAGATGTACCGGTAATAATTTCGCATGGTGGTGCATTTGGTGCGGTAAATAGTGTATTTAACACTCCTGATTCCCTACTCATAAAAATGACATCAAAAGGAGGAATGATCGGGGTTTCATTTTTTTCCGGCCAAATATCTACAAATGTCCTTTCAGAGATAAATAGTGGAGTAGAATGGGATAAAACTGGAAGGGCTGCAATCGAAGAATTAATCGATCATATAGATTACCTGAAAAAATTGGTTGGTATTGATCATATTGGAATTGGTTCAGATTACGGTGGATCGGGGAGTATGTCTCCAACAGGATTAGAAACAATTGAGGGATTTCCTTTGATCATCTATCACTTGTTAAAAAGAGGATATTCAGAAGAAGAAATTGAAAAGGTTTTAGGATTGAATTATATCAGTTTTTTTAAAAGGATTGAAGCAAAAGCTTATTAA